Within Sorangiineae bacterium MSr11367, the genomic segment GCACCATCGCGGGGCTACGGGTTTTCATGAATTCCCCATATCCCTCCACCCTCACCCGAGTCCCTACGGGATGCCTCCCATTCCAGTCCTCGATCCTTCTACGCACGTCTGCCATCTTCTTCTCTTTTGCTGCCCGGAGTTCCGCTTCCGCGATCGGTTTCGCATCCCTCGCAGCCGCAGACGTCTCGATGCTTTCGTTCGAGCTCTCCTTCAGGGAGCCCGTCGGCACGAATCCTTTCCGAATGGCCGCCACCAATTTCGTCAGCACATCCCCGACGCCTAGCTCTTCGAAATCCGTTTCGCCCTGCGCCAGCAAATACTGCATACTCTCGACCCACCTCACCGGATGGGTAATCTGCTTCACCAGATAGCGGGCAACCTGGCCCTGCCGATGCGGTTTGGCCGACACGTTCGCAATCACTGGAAGTTGAAGCTTCGAAAACTTCACCGTTTCGAGGTACTCTTCGAATTCCGAAGCTGCCGCCGCCATATAGCGCGAATGGAAGGCACCGCTGGTATTCAAAGGAATGAACGTCGCACCGATCGCCTCGAAAGCGGTCTGCGACTCTTTGAGGTCGTCGAACGCCCCAGCGACCACGGTTTGCCTGGGAGAATTCATGTTGGCGATGTCGATCGTGTCCAGATGATGGCTCTTGAGACATTCAGCAACCGCCTCTGGCGAAGGCCCGACAATGGCCGCCATCGCCCCCTTGGGCGCCTGGCTCATGAGTTCACCCCGTCGTTCTACCAACTTCAAACCCTGCTCGAAGCTGAGCGCGCCCGCCGCTTGCAGAGCGTTGTATTCGCCCAAACTGTGGCCGGCAACGAAGTCGGGGAGCCTGCCCGTCACCTTCAATTTCTGCTGGTACGCCATGGCGTTGACCACGTAGAGCGCCGGCTGCGTATATTTCGTCTGCCCCAACCGTTTGTCGGAATCCTCCAGACAAAGCGCCTTGATCGAATAACCAAGGATATCGCTCGCCTGCTCTGTCATCTGCGGATACTCATCGAACAAATATCCGCCCATGCCTTTGACCTGAGAACCTTGGCCGGGAAAAAGATAACATGTCATAGCGCCTTACCTCTCATGCCGATCGTTGGAGGGCGAGCTCGCCGGGCACATCGGTCTACCTCCGAAGCAACGGATCTTTGCAACGGACTCGGCCGCGGCACGCAGGTCCAGGGGCCCTTGCAGCACTCGCCGCTCGAGCTCCCCGCCTTCGCGGGTCACGGCTTTCCCAGCAATCTTCGACCTAGAAGCGCGATCTCATTGGCGTCACGATCGATCTGCACCCATATCATTTGACCTGCATTTTCTCGTAAAATACATCGACGAGCTCCCCTATGTTGCTGACATTGCTGAATTCCATGAGCGGAATCTTCAACGCCAAATCGGCCATGGATTTCACGATCACCTCGACGCGATCAATCGAGTTGGCACCGAGGGTTTTCATACTGACATCGGAGCGAACATCGGCAGGAGCCAACTTCGTCAAAATCTCGAGAATATGCCCTCGAACAACACCGAATATCTCATCCTTCGTAACTTCGTTTCCTGACATGATCCCTCAATTTATACGAGATT encodes:
- the fabD gene encoding ACP S-malonyltransferase, with product MTCYLFPGQGSQVKGMGGYLFDEYPQMTEQASDILGYSIKALCLEDSDKRLGQTKYTQPALYVVNAMAYQQKLKVTGRLPDFVAGHSLGEYNALQAAGALSFEQGLKLVERRGELMSQAPKGAMAAIVGPSPEAVAECLKSHHLDTIDIANMNSPRQTVVAGAFDDLKESQTAFEAIGATFIPLNTSGAFHSRYMAAAASEFEEYLETVKFSKLQLPVIANVSAKPHRQGQVARYLVKQITHPVRWVESMQYLLAQGETDFEELGVGDVLTKLVAAIRKGFVPTGSLKESSNESIETSAAARDAKPIAEAELRAAKEKKMADVRRRIEDWNGRHPVGTRVRVEGYGEFMKTRSPAMVLFGHRAAIYLQGYDGYFVLDEVRRVA
- a CDS encoding acyl carrier protein, whose product is MSGNEVTKDEIFGVVRGHILEILTKLAPADVRSDVSMKTLGANSIDRVEVIVKSMADLALKIPLMEFSNVSNIGELVDVFYEKMQVK